A genomic region of Pseudomonas sp. RSB 5.4 contains the following coding sequences:
- a CDS encoding dodecin has protein sequence MSDHHTYKKVELVGSSTSSIEDAINNALAEANKSIKHLEWFEVVDTRGHIKDGKAAHFQVTLKVGFRIASS, from the coding sequence ATGAGTGACCATCACACGTACAAGAAAGTCGAGCTGGTCGGCTCGTCCACCAGCAGCATCGAAGACGCCATCAACAACGCGCTGGCCGAAGCCAACAAGAGCATCAAGCATCTGGAATGGTTTGAAGTGGTCGATACCCGTGGCCACATCAAGGACGGCAAGGCGGCGCATTTCCAGGTAACACTCAAAGTCGGCTTCCGCATT
- a CDS encoding DUF883 family protein — protein sequence MANTSLRKASLQSMEAEIESLLKSLESLKDDASDESRKTLKALKSNAESALKHSRSLLSDAYEEVKVKTRETGIATRDYAQEHPWTTAGVAVGAIGLLAAYLLFKRGE from the coding sequence ATGGCCAACACCTCTTTACGTAAAGCCTCGTTGCAAAGCATGGAAGCCGAGATCGAGAGTCTGCTCAAATCGTTGGAAAGCTTGAAAGACGACGCTTCGGACGAGTCGCGCAAGACCCTCAAGGCGCTCAAGAGCAACGCTGAAAGCGCGCTGAAACATTCGCGCAGCCTGCTCAGCGATGCCTATGAAGAAGTCAAAGTGAAAACCCGCGAGACCGGCATCGCCACCCGCGATTACGCTCAGGAACATCCTTGGACCACCGCCGGTGTGGCAGTCGGTGCAATCGGTCTGCTGGCCGCTTACTTGCTGTTCAAGCGCGGCGAGTGA
- a CDS encoding LysR family transcriptional regulator, which translates to MSHDLPPLNALRAFEATARLNSVSQAAEQLHVTHGAVSRQLKVLEEHLGVSLFVKDGRGLKLTDAGVRLRDASGEAFDRLRSVCAELTQSTADAPFVLGCSGSLLARWFIPRLGRLNADLPDLRLHLSAGEGDLDPRRPGLDALLLFAEPPWPADMQVYELAAERIGPVMSPLFSGYQRLQTAPASALLSEPLLHTTSRPQAWPSWAQQNHLDAKALKSGQGFEHLYYLLEAAVAGLGVAIAPEPLVAEDLKAGRLVAPWGFCETPAQLALWLPKRAADGRARQLAQWLKNELRQSDHSPRLNSK; encoded by the coding sequence ATGAGCCACGACCTTCCACCGTTGAATGCCTTGCGCGCGTTCGAAGCCACCGCCCGACTGAACAGCGTCAGTCAGGCGGCCGAACAGCTGCACGTCACCCACGGCGCGGTTAGCCGTCAGCTCAAGGTGCTGGAAGAGCACCTCGGCGTCAGCTTGTTCGTCAAGGACGGCCGCGGCTTGAAACTCACAGATGCCGGAGTGCGTCTGCGGGACGCCAGCGGTGAGGCCTTTGATCGCTTGCGCAGCGTCTGCGCCGAGCTGACGCAGAGCACCGCTGATGCGCCGTTTGTACTCGGCTGCTCCGGCAGTCTGTTGGCGCGCTGGTTTATTCCACGCCTGGGACGACTCAACGCGGACTTGCCGGACTTGCGTCTGCATCTGTCGGCTGGTGAAGGCGATCTCGACCCGCGGCGCCCCGGACTCGATGCCTTGCTGCTGTTCGCCGAGCCGCCATGGCCGGCCGACATGCAGGTGTACGAGTTGGCGGCGGAACGCATCGGGCCGGTGATGAGCCCGCTGTTCAGCGGTTATCAGCGCCTGCAAACCGCGCCGGCGTCCGCCTTGCTCAGCGAACCGCTGCTGCACACCACATCGCGCCCGCAAGCCTGGCCGAGCTGGGCACAGCAAAATCACCTCGACGCCAAGGCGTTGAAGTCGGGGCAAGGTTTTGAGCATTTGTATTATCTGCTGGAAGCCGCAGTGGCCGGACTCGGCGTGGCGATCGCGCCAGAGCCGCTGGTGGCCGAGGACTTGAAGGCCGGTCGCCTGGTTGCGCCGTGGGGCTTTTGCGAAACCCCGGCGCAACTGGCGTTGTGGCTACCCAAGCGCGCCGCAGACGGGCGCGCCCGGCAACTGGCGCAGTGGCTCAAGAATGAGCTGCGCCAGTCGGATCACTCGCCGCGCTTGAACAGCAAGTAA
- the trpB gene encoding tryptophan synthase subunit beta: MTQTSNTSNLRSGPDDNGLFGAFGGRYVAETLMPLILDLAREYETAKEDPAFKEELAYFQRDYVGRPSPLYFAERLTEFCGGSKIYLKREELNHTGAHKINNCIGQILLARRMGKKRIIAETGAGMHGVATATVAARFGLDCVIYMGTTDIERQQANVFRMKLLGAEVIPVVAGTGTLKDAMNEALRDWVTNVDSTFYLIGTVAGPHPYPAMVRDFQAVIGKETREQLQAQEGRLPDSLVACIGGGSNAMGLFHPFLDDQSVEIIGVEAAGYGIETGKHAASLNGGVPGVLHGNRTFLLQDDDGQIIDAHSISAGLDYPGIGPEHAWLHDIGRVQYTSVTDDEALAAFHQCCRLEGIIPALESAHALAEVFKRAPKLPKDHLMVVNLSGRGDKDMQTVMHHMEQSKQEKH, translated from the coding sequence ATGACCCAGACTTCGAACACCTCCAACCTGCGTAGCGGCCCGGACGATAACGGCCTGTTTGGCGCGTTCGGCGGCCGCTACGTGGCGGAAACCCTGATGCCGTTGATCCTCGATCTGGCCCGTGAATACGAAACGGCCAAGGAAGATCCGGCATTCAAAGAAGAACTGGCCTATTTCCAGCGTGATTACGTCGGACGTCCGAGCCCGCTGTACTTCGCCGAGCGTCTGACCGAGTTCTGCGGCGGCTCGAAGATCTACCTCAAGCGCGAAGAGCTGAACCACACCGGCGCGCACAAGATCAACAACTGCATCGGCCAGATCCTGCTGGCGCGGCGCATGGGCAAGAAACGCATCATCGCCGAGACCGGCGCTGGCATGCACGGCGTGGCGACGGCCACCGTGGCCGCACGTTTCGGTCTGGACTGCGTGATCTACATGGGCACCACTGACATCGAGCGTCAGCAGGCCAACGTGTTCCGCATGAAGCTGCTGGGCGCCGAAGTGATCCCGGTAGTGGCCGGCACCGGCACCCTGAAAGACGCGATGAACGAAGCGCTGCGTGACTGGGTGACCAACGTCGACAGCACCTTCTACCTGATTGGCACCGTGGCCGGCCCGCACCCGTATCCAGCCATGGTGCGCGACTTCCAGGCGGTGATCGGCAAGGAAACCCGCGAGCAGCTGCAAGCTCAGGAAGGTCGTCTGCCGGACAGCCTGGTGGCGTGCATCGGCGGCGGTTCCAACGCCATGGGCCTGTTCCACCCGTTCCTTGACGACCAGAGCGTCGAAATCATCGGCGTCGAAGCGGCCGGTTACGGCATCGAAACCGGCAAACATGCGGCCAGCCTCAACGGCGGCGTACCGGGTGTGCTGCACGGCAACCGCACGTTCCTGCTGCAAGACGACGATGGCCAGATCATCGACGCCCACTCGATTTCCGCCGGCCTCGACTACCCAGGCATCGGCCCCGAGCACGCCTGGTTGCATGATATCGGCCGCGTCCAGTACACCTCGGTGACCGACGACGAAGCCCTCGCCGCGTTCCACCAGTGCTGCCGCCTCGAAGGCATCATCCCGGCGCTGGAAAGCGCTCATGCGTTGGCTGAAGTATTCAAACGCGCGCCAAAACTGCCGAAGGATCACCTGATGGTGGTCAACCTGTCCGGCCGTGGCGACAAAGATATGCAGACCGTCATGCACCATATGGAACAGTCGAAGCAGGAGAAACACTGA
- the trpA gene encoding tryptophan synthase subunit alpha: MSRLQTRFADLKEQNRAALVTFVTAGDPDYDTSLAILKGLPGAGADVIELGMPFTDPMADGPAIQLANIRALGAKQNLAKTLQMVREFREGNSDTPLVLMGYFNPIHMYGVERFIADAKEAGVDGLIVVDMPPEHNNELCDPAQAAGLDFIRLTTPTTDDARLPKVLNGSSGFVYYVSVAGVTGAGAATLEHVEEAVTRLRRHTDLPISIGFGIRTPEQAASIARLADGVVVGSALIDHIANATTPAQAVDGVLGLCKALSEGVRQARVS; encoded by the coding sequence ATGAGCCGCCTGCAAACCCGTTTTGCCGACCTCAAAGAACAGAATCGCGCCGCGCTGGTGACCTTCGTCACCGCCGGTGATCCGGACTACGACACCTCGCTGGCGATCCTCAAAGGTTTGCCGGGTGCTGGCGCCGACGTGATCGAGCTGGGCATGCCGTTCACTGACCCGATGGCCGACGGCCCGGCGATTCAACTGGCGAACATCCGTGCATTGGGCGCCAAGCAGAATCTGGCGAAAACCCTGCAAATGGTTCGCGAGTTTCGCGAAGGCAACAGCGACACGCCGCTGGTGCTGATGGGCTACTTCAACCCGATCCACATGTATGGCGTTGAACGTTTCATCGCTGACGCCAAGGAAGCGGGCGTCGACGGTCTGATCGTGGTCGACATGCCGCCGGAGCACAACAATGAACTGTGCGATCCGGCGCAGGCTGCGGGCCTGGACTTCATCCGCCTGACCACCCCGACCACCGACGATGCGCGTCTGCCGAAGGTGCTCAACGGCAGTTCCGGGTTTGTTTACTACGTGTCGGTGGCCGGTGTGACCGGTGCCGGTGCGGCAACCCTGGAACACGTCGAGGAAGCGGTGACTCGTCTGCGTCGACACACTGACCTGCCGATCAGCATCGGTTTCGGTATCCGGACTCCGGAGCAGGCGGCGTCCATCGCTCGTTTGGCCGACGGTGTGGTGGTGGGTTCGGCACTGATCGATCATATCGCCAATGCGACCACGCCGGCCCAGGCTGTCGATGGTGTGCTGGGTCTGTGCAAAGCGCTGTCCGAAGGCGTGCGTCAGGCCCGCGTCAGCTGA
- a CDS encoding anti-virulence regulator CigR family protein produces MKMPKRLIASLGVLMISATPLLASADQRDDYGHGGPPQGHYDNRGPQNDHRGGPPRDFGPIRQTIRDNHGYFVRGAPPPPGIRLERGRPLPHGYYGERLDGRALSRLPVYPGYEWRRAGGDIVLIAVGTGIVYEILDGVLN; encoded by the coding sequence ATGAAAATGCCGAAACGTCTGATTGCCAGTCTGGGCGTGCTGATGATCAGCGCGACACCGCTGCTCGCCAGCGCCGATCAGCGTGACGATTATGGCCACGGCGGCCCGCCACAGGGCCATTACGATAATCGCGGCCCGCAGAACGACCACCGCGGCGGCCCACCGCGCGACTTCGGGCCGATCCGTCAGACCATTCGCGACAATCACGGCTACTTCGTTCGCGGTGCCCCACCACCTCCAGGCATCCGCCTGGAACGAGGCCGGCCGCTTCCTCATGGCTACTATGGGGAACGGCTGGACGGTCGGGCTTTGAGTCGCTTGCCGGTGTACCCGGGGTATGAATGGCGCCGTGCCGGCGGTGACATTGTGCTGATCGCGGTAGGTACCGGGATCGTCTACGAAATTCTGGACGGTGTTTTGAACTGA
- a CDS encoding DUF4105 domain-containing protein — MKSLSAWLLASALLLLGNSAHASLQLRLKTDGLSPAEQQASQALLDEAMQKLPPRFIEQLDRRIDVGWTDEMPDNAYGEAALVSELDLNRKLLAGLTDGSAAKEKTNRPHGTVRQELLATVLHELTHIYDRARLWPAAERTLIQRCTRRSNSAGLIGIPDECRGQNGRRFTLSDDPRLLDLAGWQQYVGRRGEREQHNRQIARSPDLYEISSPKEFVAVNMEYFLLDPSYACRRPALYRYYQERFGWTPPAKDTCSKTFAFLNAGNDFAKQPLGQVDPERVYAVDYLLAEANQNWVSRWGHSMLRLVICAPGRPRGPDCRLDLDQHLVLSYRAFVGDVQLSSWDGLVGKYPSRLFVLPLAQVIDEYTKTEMRSLASVPLNLSRTEIEEVVEHAAEMHWSYDGNYFFLSNNCAVESLKLLRSGSNNKQLVGLDSIMPNGLLEVLKGRGLADTSVLEDPKEALRLGYRFDSFRDRYQAMFDVLKKQLPIKQTSVEEWLSLSAEERRQWFERADLRTSAALLLLEQASYRRQLLLAQDEVKQRYLGARELENGGMDKANATLQEILANSGFLSRPAELLDSHGYGLPQPSEFGRLEAESSQRQKQLLALSGDLDKEVRALLEPKRAAEIAACEANVKQVGEHLRKLHKASGGLELP; from the coding sequence GTGAAGTCACTCAGCGCCTGGCTGCTGGCCAGCGCGTTGTTGCTCCTGGGCAACAGCGCCCACGCCAGCCTGCAATTGCGGCTCAAGACCGACGGTCTGAGCCCTGCCGAACAACAGGCCAGCCAGGCGCTGCTCGATGAAGCGATGCAGAAATTGCCGCCGCGCTTCATCGAGCAACTGGACCGGCGCATTGATGTCGGCTGGACCGACGAAATGCCCGACAACGCCTATGGCGAAGCGGCGCTGGTCTCCGAACTCGATCTGAACCGCAAACTGCTCGCCGGCCTCACCGACGGTAGCGCGGCCAAAGAGAAAACCAACCGCCCCCACGGCACCGTGCGCCAGGAACTGCTGGCAACCGTGCTGCACGAACTCACCCACATTTATGACCGCGCCCGCCTGTGGCCCGCCGCCGAACGCACGCTGATCCAGCGCTGCACTCGGCGCAGCAACAGCGCGGGCCTGATCGGCATTCCCGATGAATGTCGCGGCCAGAACGGTCGCCGCTTCACCCTCAGCGATGACCCACGCCTGCTCGACCTCGCCGGCTGGCAGCAATACGTCGGGCGCCGCGGCGAGCGCGAACAGCACAACCGGCAGATCGCCCGCAGCCCGGACCTTTACGAGATCTCCAGCCCCAAGGAGTTCGTCGCGGTCAACATGGAGTATTTCCTCCTCGACCCGAGCTACGCCTGTCGGCGTCCGGCGCTCTATCGCTACTACCAGGAACGCTTTGGCTGGACCCCGCCCGCCAAGGACACCTGCAGCAAGACCTTTGCGTTTCTCAACGCCGGTAACGACTTTGCCAAACAGCCGCTGGGCCAGGTCGATCCGGAACGGGTTTACGCCGTCGACTACCTGCTGGCGGAGGCCAACCAGAACTGGGTCAGCCGCTGGGGCCACAGCATGTTGCGCCTGGTGATCTGTGCACCCGGCCGACCACGGGGTCCGGATTGCCGGCTCGATCTGGATCAACATCTGGTGCTGTCCTACCGCGCTTTCGTCGGTGATGTGCAGCTGTCTAGCTGGGATGGACTGGTCGGCAAGTACCCGTCGCGGCTGTTCGTACTGCCACTGGCGCAAGTGATCGACGAGTACACCAAAACCGAAATGCGCAGCCTCGCTTCGGTACCCCTGAACCTGTCGCGTACCGAGATTGAAGAGGTGGTCGAACACGCCGCCGAGATGCATTGGAGCTACGACGGCAACTACTTCTTCCTGTCCAACAACTGCGCCGTGGAAAGCCTGAAACTGCTGCGCAGCGGCAGCAACAACAAGCAACTCGTCGGTCTGGACAGCATCATGCCCAACGGTTTGCTCGAAGTGCTCAAAGGCCGTGGCCTGGCCGACACCAGCGTGCTGGAAGATCCGAAAGAGGCCTTGCGGCTGGGCTACCGATTCGACTCGTTCCGTGATCGCTATCAGGCGATGTTCGATGTGTTGAAGAAGCAGTTGCCGATCAAACAGACCAGTGTCGAAGAGTGGCTCTCACTTTCCGCCGAAGAACGTCGTCAGTGGTTCGAGCGTGCAGACCTGCGCACCAGTGCCGCGTTGTTGCTGCTGGAACAGGCGAGCTACCGTCGCCAGTTATTGCTGGCCCAGGATGAGGTCAAGCAGCGCTACCTCGGCGCTCGGGAGCTGGAAAACGGTGGCATGGACAAAGCCAACGCGACCTTGCAGGAGATTCTTGCCAACAGCGGCTTCCTCAGCCGTCCGGCGGAGTTGCTCGACTCCCATGGCTACGGCCTGCCGCAGCCAAGCGAATTCGGTCGTCTGGAAGCTGAAAGCAGCCAGCGCCAGAAACAACTGCTGGCGCTGAGCGGCGACCTGGACAAAGAAGTACGGGCACTGCTGGAGCCCAAGCGCGCTGCGGAAATTGCTGCCTGCGAGGCCAACGTGAAGCAGGTTGGCGAGCATTTGCGCAAATTGCACAAGGCATCCGGCGGACTTGAGCTGCCCTGA
- a CDS encoding DUF2388 domain-containing protein: MRSPLIAAALGLLLLADVAQAHTLVATSNIIVRASQRTVDFTSDTTTSIRDSKIIREAHDDAASFVASNGDIRGANLEAAFNTLRSRVPEARDASDQVLAEAILAL; this comes from the coding sequence ATGCGTAGCCCGCTGATTGCTGCCGCCCTTGGCCTGTTGTTGTTGGCCGATGTGGCCCAGGCGCACACCCTGGTAGCCACCAGTAACATCATCGTTCGCGCCTCCCAGCGCACCGTTGATTTCACCTCAGACACCACCACCTCGATTCGCGACTCGAAAATCATCCGTGAAGCCCACGACGATGCCGCCAGCTTCGTCGCCAGCAATGGCGACATTCGTGGCGCCAACCTCGAAGCGGCCTTCAATACCTTGCGCAGCCGCGTGCCGGAAGCCCGCGACGCTAGCGACCAGGTATTGGCCGAAGCCATTCTCGCCCTGTGA
- a CDS encoding DUF2388 domain-containing protein, whose product MRLLKLLFPSVLISACWATSVDAFDVSTQNTVVSLWATGMVSSAPFDRKLIIAAHDDAAAFVASDGELRGAQLESALHYLRKSRPKLHAGDLELAQAILVQ is encoded by the coding sequence ATGCGTTTACTCAAACTGCTTTTCCCTTCTGTCCTGATCAGCGCCTGCTGGGCGACGTCGGTCGATGCCTTTGATGTCTCCACGCAAAACACCGTGGTCAGCCTTTGGGCGACCGGCATGGTGTCTTCCGCACCGTTCGACCGTAAACTGATCATCGCTGCTCACGATGATGCGGCTGCGTTTGTTGCCAGTGACGGTGAATTGCGAGGCGCGCAGCTCGAATCCGCACTGCATTACCTACGCAAGAGCCGACCAAAACTTCATGCTGGCGACCTTGAACTGGCGCAGGCAATTCTCGTCCAATAG
- a CDS encoding DUF2388 domain-containing protein translates to MSRLRLLSAAALLAVAANASASSFIVTTDAVVGALKSSSDATSDATSSLRDNKVVIAARDDAASFVASEGQIRGVKLESALDLIRHQAPQLNATDAQLAQAILAI, encoded by the coding sequence ATGTCCCGTCTTCGCCTGCTCAGCGCTGCCGCCTTGCTGGCCGTGGCTGCCAATGCCAGCGCATCCAGCTTCATCGTGACCACCGACGCAGTGGTTGGCGCATTGAAGTCCTCTTCCGACGCCACCTCCGATGCCACCTCGTCCCTGCGCGACAACAAGGTTGTAATCGCCGCTCGGGACGACGCTGCCAGCTTCGTCGCCAGCGAAGGCCAGATCCGCGGCGTGAAATTGGAAAGCGCTCTGGACCTTATTCGCCACCAGGCACCGCAATTGAACGCGACTGACGCTCAACTGGCGCAAGCCATCCTGGCGATCTGA
- a CDS encoding DUF1127 domain-containing protein codes for MKDLQDVSEISAQPLIHSHPLRRLFRSLWQGLERARTRRLLAQLDNRDLADLGLSHADRLNELEKPFWR; via the coding sequence ATGAAAGACTTACAGGATGTTTCGGAAATTTCGGCTCAACCTCTCATTCACTCACACCCGCTGCGGCGCCTTTTTCGAAGCCTGTGGCAAGGGCTGGAGCGCGCCAGAACGCGGCGCTTGCTGGCTCAACTGGATAACCGCGATCTGGCGGATCTGGGCTTAAGCCACGCCGATCGACTGAATGAACTGGAGAAACCCTTCTGGCGCTAG
- a CDS encoding DUF1127 domain-containing protein: MERTLSSELFFEDKAAKTQASLPLRVIANLMLWQRRISSRHQLARLDSRLLADAGISEAQRYEELSKPFWR; this comes from the coding sequence ATGGAACGTACACTCAGTTCCGAACTGTTCTTCGAAGACAAAGCTGCAAAAACCCAGGCTTCCCTGCCTCTGCGCGTTATCGCCAACCTGATGTTGTGGCAGCGCCGCATCTCCAGCCGCCACCAACTGGCTCGTCTGGATTCGCGTCTGCTGGCTGACGCCGGTATCAGCGAAGCACAACGCTACGAAGAGCTGAGCAAGCCGTTCTGGCGCTAA
- a CDS encoding acetyl-CoA hydrolase/transferase family protein, giving the protein MYRDRIRLPSLLDKVMSAADAAALIEDGMTVGMSGFTRAGEAKAVPHALAERAKVTPLKISLMTGASLGNDLDKQLTEAGVLSRRMPFQVDSTLRKAINAGEVMFIDQHLSETVEQLRNQQLKLPDIAVIEAVAITEQGHIVPTTSVGNSASFAIFAKQVIVEINLAHNANLEGLHDIYIPTYRPTRTPIPLVKVDDRIGSTAIPIPPEKIVAIVITQQADSPSTVSTPDVDTNAIAEHLITFFKQEVDAGRMTNKLGPLQAGIGNIANAVMCGLIDSPFEDLTMYSEVLQDSTFDLIDAGKLSFASGSSITLSERRNSDVFGNLEKYKDKLVLRPQEISNHPEVVRRLGIIGINTALEFDIYGNVNSTHVCGTRMMNGIGGSGDFARNAHLAVFVTKSIAKGGAISSVVPMVSHVDHTEHDVDILVTEVGLADLRGLAPRERARVIIDNCVHPDYRQALNDYFTAACAIGGHTPHILRDALSWHINLEETGHMLAV; this is encoded by the coding sequence ATGTACCGTGACCGTATTCGCCTGCCTTCGTTGTTGGATAAAGTGATGAGCGCCGCCGACGCCGCCGCGCTGATTGAAGACGGCATGACCGTCGGCATGAGCGGCTTCACCCGCGCTGGCGAAGCCAAAGCCGTCCCTCACGCACTGGCCGAGCGAGCCAAGGTCACGCCGCTGAAGATCAGCCTGATGACTGGCGCCAGCCTGGGCAACGACCTCGACAAGCAACTGACCGAGGCTGGCGTACTGTCGCGCCGCATGCCGTTCCAGGTCGACAGCACCTTGCGCAAGGCGATCAACGCCGGCGAAGTGATGTTCATCGACCAGCACCTGTCGGAAACCGTCGAGCAACTGCGCAACCAGCAACTGAAGCTGCCGGACATCGCGGTGATCGAAGCCGTGGCCATCACCGAGCAAGGCCACATCGTGCCGACCACCTCGGTGGGCAACTCGGCGAGCTTCGCGATTTTCGCCAAGCAGGTGATTGTCGAGATCAACCTGGCGCACAACGCCAACCTCGAAGGCCTGCATGACATCTATATCCCCACCTATCGCCCGACGCGCACGCCGATTCCGCTGGTGAAAGTCGACGATCGCATCGGCAGCACCGCGATCCCAATCCCGCCGGAGAAAATTGTCGCCATCGTCATCACCCAACAGGCGGACTCGCCGTCCACGGTGTCGACACCGGATGTCGACACCAACGCCATCGCCGAGCACCTGATCACCTTCTTCAAGCAGGAAGTCGACGCCGGGCGCATGACCAACAAGCTCGGCCCGTTGCAGGCCGGGATCGGCAACATCGCCAACGCGGTGATGTGCGGCCTGATCGACTCGCCGTTCGAAGACCTGACCATGTACTCCGAAGTGCTGCAGGACTCGACCTTCGACCTGATCGACGCCGGCAAGCTAAGCTTTGCGTCGGGCAGCTCGATCACATTGTCGGAGCGGCGCAACAGCGACGTGTTCGGCAACCTGGAGAAGTACAAGGACAAACTGGTGCTGCGTCCGCAGGAGATCTCCAACCACCCGGAAGTGGTGCGCCGCCTGGGTATCATCGGCATCAACACCGCGCTGGAGTTCGACATCTACGGCAACGTCAACTCCACCCACGTCTGCGGCACGCGGATGATGAACGGTATCGGCGGTTCGGGGGACTTTGCGCGCAACGCGCACCTGGCGGTGTTCGTGACCAAATCGATCGCCAAGGGCGGCGCGATTTCCAGCGTGGTGCCGATGGTCAGCCACGTTGACCACACGGAGCATGACGTCGACATTCTGGTGACCGAAGTCGGTCTGGCTGACCTGCGCGGCCTGGCCCCACGCGAACGCGCCCGAGTGATCATCGACAACTGTGTGCACCCGGACTATCGCCAGGCGCTGAACGACTACTTCACTGCAGCGTGCGCCATCGGTGGCCACACCCCGCACATTCTGCGTGACGCCTTGAGCTGGCACATAAACCTGGAAGAAACCGGGCACATGCTGGCGGTGTAA
- a CDS encoding NAD(P)(+) transhydrogenase (Re/Si-specific) subunit beta yields MSMNLVTTLYLIASICFIQALKGLSHPTTSRRGNLFGMLGMALAILTTIGLIYKLGAELATAGIGYVIVGLLTGGTAGSIMAKRVEMTKMPELVAFMHSMIGLAAVFIAIAAVVEPQSLGIVKQLGDSIPAGNRLELFLGAAIGAITFSGSVIAFGKLSGKYKFRLFQGAPVQFAGQHKLNAVLGLATLVLGVTFMLTGNLAAFALMLALAFVMGVLIIIPIGGADMPVVVSMLNSYSGWAAAGIGFSLNNSMLIIAGSLVGSSGAILSYIMCKAMNRSFFNVLLGGFGNTADAGPAGAKEARPVKSGSADDATFLLTNADTVIIVPGYGLAVARAQHALKELTEKLTHRGVTVKYAIHPVAGRMPGHMNVLLAEAEVPYDQVFEMEDINSEFGQADVVLVLGANDVVNPAAKNDPKSPIAGMPILEAFKAKTIIVNKRSMASGYAGLDNELFYLDKTMMVFGDAKKVIEDMVKAVE; encoded by the coding sequence ATGAGCATGAATCTCGTCACGACGCTCTACCTGATCGCGTCGATCTGTTTCATCCAGGCCCTCAAAGGCCTGTCGCACCCGACCACCTCGCGGCGCGGCAATCTGTTCGGCATGCTCGGCATGGCGCTGGCCATCCTCACCACCATCGGCCTCATCTATAAGCTCGGTGCTGAGCTTGCAACTGCCGGCATCGGTTACGTGATCGTCGGCCTGCTGACCGGCGGCACTGCCGGTTCGATCATGGCCAAGCGCGTTGAAATGACCAAGATGCCGGAACTGGTCGCGTTCATGCACAGCATGATCGGTCTGGCGGCGGTGTTCATCGCCATTGCCGCCGTCGTCGAGCCGCAATCGCTGGGCATCGTCAAGCAACTGGGCGACTCGATTCCGGCGGGCAACCGCCTGGAGCTGTTCCTCGGCGCGGCGATTGGTGCAATCACCTTCTCCGGTTCGGTGATCGCCTTCGGCAAGCTCTCGGGCAAGTACAAGTTCCGCCTGTTCCAAGGTGCGCCGGTACAGTTTGCCGGTCAGCACAAGCTGAACGCGGTACTCGGTCTGGCGACACTGGTGCTCGGCGTGACCTTCATGCTCACCGGCAACCTCGCAGCGTTCGCACTGATGCTGGCCCTGGCGTTCGTGATGGGCGTGCTGATCATCATCCCGATCGGTGGCGCCGACATGCCGGTGGTGGTGTCGATGCTCAACAGCTATTCGGGCTGGGCGGCGGCGGGTATCGGCTTTTCGCTGAACAACTCGATGCTGATCATTGCCGGTTCGCTGGTGGGTTCGAGCGGCGCGATCCTCTCGTACATCATGTGCAAGGCGATGAACCGTTCTTTCTTTAATGTACTGCTCGGCGGTTTCGGCAACACGGCTGACGCTGGCCCGGCCGGTGCGAAAGAAGCCCGTCCGGTGAAATCCGGCTCGGCCGACGACGCAACGTTCCTGCTGACCAACGCCGACACCGTGATCATCGTCCCGGGTTACGGCCTGGCGGTGGCCCGCGCGCAGCATGCCTTGAAAGAGCTGACCGAGAAGCTGACCCATCGCGGCGTGACCGTGAAGTATGCAATCCACCCGGTGGCCGGTCGTATGCCGGGGCACATGAACGTGCTGCTCGCCGAGGCCGAAGTGCCTTACGACCAGGTGTTCGAGATGGAAGACATCAACTCCGAGTTCGGCCAGGCCGACGTGGTGCTGGTGCTCGGTGCCAACGACGTGGTCAACCCGGCCGCGAAGAACGATCCGAAATCGCCGATTGCCGGCATGCCGATTCTCGAAGCGTTCAAGGCCAAGACCATCATCGTCAACAAGCGCTCGATGGCCAGCGGCTATGCCGGTCTGGACAACGAACTGTTCTACCTGGACAAGACCATGATGGTCTTCGGCGACGCGAAGAAAGTCATCGAAGACATGGTCAAAGCGGTCGAGTAA